The following coding sequences are from one Diospyros lotus cultivar Yz01 chromosome 7, ASM1463336v1, whole genome shotgun sequence window:
- the LOC127805635 gene encoding cytochrome P450 716A75-like — MDIQQLPLLYLYVLFSFLLLVVSLSLYNATKSTRTPRNHLPPGKTGLPVIGESFQYLAAGWNGHPEKFIFDRVANYSSSIFKTNLMREPTVVFCGALAHKFLFSNENKLVQSWWPTSVNKIFPSSNQTSSKVEAAKMRKMLPCFFKPEALQRYVGVMDSIAQRHFAAYWEKTDQVVVFPLAKRFTFWLACRIFLSMEDPGDIETFLERFNLLAEGLLSIPVDLPGTPFRRAIKASDFIRNQMLLGIIKKRKTELAEGKASPTQDILSHMLLAADEDGKFMAEMDIADKILGLLVGGHDTASSACAFIVFYLADLPDVYQAVRDEQMEIAKSKRAGEVLNWDDIQKMKYSWNVACEVLRFAPPVQGAFRDVLADFTYQGFSIPKGWKVYWSAYSTHKNPEYFSQPNKFDPSRFEGSGPAPYTFVPFGGGPRMCPGKEYARLEILVFMHNLVKRFKWEKLIPDEKIVVNPMPIPEKGLPIQLFPYKSLK, encoded by the exons ATGGATATTCAACAGCTACCATTGTTGTATCTCTACGtgcttttctcctttcttcttctcgtcgtttctctctccctttacAACGCCACCAAGAGCACCAGGACGCCCAGAAACCACCTGCCACCTGGAAAAACCGGTCTCCCGGTCATTGGCGAGAGCTTCCAGTACCTAGCCGCCGGCTGGAACGGCCACCCGGAAAAGTTCATCTTCGACCGCGTCGCCAACTACTCTTCCTCCATCTTCAAGACCAATCTCATGCGCGAGCCCACCGTCGTCTTCTGCGGCGCCCTGGCTCACAAGTTCCTCTTCTCCAACGAGAACAAGCTCGTCCAGTCATGGTGGCCGACTTCGGTCAACAAAATCTTCCCCTCTTCGAACCAGACCTCGTCCAAAGTGGAGGCCGCCAAGATGCGAAAGATGCTCCCGTGTTTCTTCAAGCCGGAGGCCTTGCAGCGCTACGTCGGCGTAATGGACTCCATTGCGCAGCGCCACTTCGCCGCCTACTGGGAGAAGACGGACCAGGTCGTCGTTTTCCCGCTCGCCAAGCGCTTCACATTCTGGCTGGCCTGCCGGATTTTTCTGAGCATGGAAGATCCCGGTGACATCGAGACGTTCTTGGAGCGTTTCAATCTATTGGCGGAGGGCTTGTTGTCGATCCCGGTGGACTTGCCGGGGACGCCGTTCCGGCGGGCGATCAAGGCTTCCGACTTCATCAGGAACCAGATGCTTCTGGGCATCATTAAGAAGAGGAAGACGGAGTTGGCGGAGGGGAAGGCGTCGCCGACGCAGGATATTCTGTCACACATGCTGCTCGCCGCCGACGAGGATGGGAAGTTTATGGCGGAGATGGATATTGCGGATAAGATACTGGGGTTGTTGGTCGGCGGCCATGACACTGCAAGCTCTGCCTGCGCTTTCATTGTCTTCTACCTCGCCGACTTGCCAGACGTCTACCAAGCAGTTCGCGACG agCAAATGGAGATTGCGAAATCCAAAAGGGCAGGCGAAGTATTGAACTGGGATGACATTCAAAAGATGAAGTATTCATGGAACGTGGCGTGTGAAGTGTTAAGGTTTGCACCGCCGGTGCAAGGAGCTTTCAGGGACGTCTTGGCTGATTTCACGTACCAGGGCTTCTCCATTCCAAAGGGTTGGAAG GTCTATTGGAGTGCATATTCGACCCATAAAAATCCTGAATATTTTTCCCAACCAAACAAATTTGATCCTTCCAGATTTGAGGGCTCTGGACCTGCTCCTTACACATTCGTGCCATTCGGTGGAGGGCCTAGAATGTGTCCTGGAAAGGAATATGCTCGATTGGAAATACTTGTATTCATGCACAATCTTGTGAAGAGGTTCAAATGGGAGAAACTGATTCCAGATGAAAAGATTGTTGTCAATCCTATGCCTATCCCAGAGAAGGGTCTTCCAATTCAACTCTTTCCCTATAAAAGCTTGAAGTAA